Proteins co-encoded in one Oceanibaculum nanhaiense genomic window:
- a CDS encoding efflux transporter outer membrane subunit — protein MKHHGFFPVILLTSAVLAGCTVGPDYSRPEVPISAAYKHEAGWRSLSSVEAPPSGDWWAIYGDPELDRLMRTTAGSNLSVAQAEARYRQALAQLRVSRAGALPQVQGNASAQRSGRENNGGGSSLSSSSDGTAYQVGATASWVPDLWGKLRRQMEADRASIASSAADLEAMRLSMQSTVAQAYLRIRATDLYLGLLELTREAYARSLELTRNQYSAGLAARADVIQSEVQLQSLLTQESDLLQQRLLNENAIAVLLGRPPAGFAVARTDALPPPPAIPAQMPAALLARRPDITAAERLVAAANANIGVAEGAWFPDLTLSAQGVLQEGRFIDLLSAPQFIWSVGPSLAATLFDSGRRSALVEQSRAQYDERVAAYRQTFLTGMQEVEDALATLQTLSEKAVQQQRLVELAEENERVVTNRYRAGLVTFLEVSVAQNQTYTSRRTALEIRAEQLIASIQLVTALGGGWDAR, from the coding sequence ATGAAACACCACGGTTTTTTCCCGGTGATCCTTCTGACCTCGGCCGTGCTGGCGGGCTGTACGGTCGGACCGGATTACAGCCGGCCGGAAGTACCGATTTCGGCAGCCTACAAGCATGAGGCGGGCTGGCGCAGCCTGTCGAGCGTGGAGGCGCCGCCATCGGGCGACTGGTGGGCGATCTATGGCGACCCGGAACTCGACCGTCTTATGCGCACGACAGCCGGATCGAACCTGTCCGTGGCACAGGCCGAGGCCCGCTACCGCCAGGCGCTGGCGCAGTTGCGGGTTTCCCGCGCCGGTGCGTTGCCGCAGGTTCAGGGCAATGCCAGCGCACAACGCAGCGGGCGGGAGAATAATGGCGGCGGTTCGAGCCTTTCCAGCAGCAGCGACGGCACCGCCTATCAGGTCGGCGCGACCGCCAGCTGGGTGCCGGATCTATGGGGCAAGCTGCGCCGGCAGATGGAAGCCGACCGCGCCAGCATTGCCAGCAGTGCCGCCGATCTGGAAGCGATGCGGCTCAGCATGCAATCGACCGTGGCCCAGGCTTACTTGCGTATCCGCGCCACCGACCTCTATCTCGGTCTGCTGGAACTGACCCGTGAGGCCTATGCGCGCTCGCTGGAACTGACCCGCAACCAGTACAGTGCCGGCCTTGCCGCGCGGGCCGATGTCATCCAGTCGGAAGTCCAGCTGCAATCGCTGCTGACCCAGGAATCCGATCTTCTCCAGCAGCGCCTGCTGAATGAGAACGCGATTGCCGTTCTGCTGGGCCGCCCGCCCGCCGGTTTCGCCGTGGCGCGCACCGATGCACTGCCGCCGCCGCCCGCGATTCCAGCCCAGATGCCCGCAGCGCTGCTGGCCCGGCGCCCCGACATCACCGCCGCCGAGCGGCTGGTCGCCGCGGCCAATGCCAATATCGGCGTCGCCGAGGGCGCCTGGTTCCCCGACCTGACCCTGAGCGCGCAGGGCGTCCTGCAGGAGGGGCGCTTCATCGACCTGCTCAGCGCACCGCAATTCATCTGGTCGGTCGGTCCGTCGCTGGCGGCGACCCTGTTCGACAGCGGACGGCGCAGCGCACTGGTCGAGCAAAGCCGCGCGCAATATGACGAGCGGGTGGCTGCCTACCGCCAGACTTTCCTCACCGGCATGCAGGAGGTGGAGGATGCGCTGGCCACGCTTCAGACCCTCTCCGAGAAGGCCGTGCAGCAACAAAGGCTGGTCGAGCTGGCGGAGGAGAATGAACGCGTCGTGACCAACCGCTACCGCGCCGGTCTGGTGACTTTCCTGGAAGTCTCGGTGGCGCAGAACCAGACCTACACCAGCCGGCGCACGGCACTGGAAATCCGCGCGGAGCAGCTCATCGCGTCGATTCAGCTGGTTACCGCCCTCGGCGGCGGCTGGGACGCCAGATAA